A single region of the Vicia villosa cultivar HV-30 ecotype Madison, WI linkage group LG4, Vvil1.0, whole genome shotgun sequence genome encodes:
- the LOC131598845 gene encoding GATA transcription factor 9-like, producing the protein MDICHNASLSTLDDLFPPHNMEVDFGMEWLSVFVEECFSSQSFSSPQIQTTNTNKNPSNTIQKPQQQQNQYYLHNFVVPRKPRSKRKRLSSPRKIWSHSYPPLLKQTYWLVKSELVSPNLKIESEVSTVTCRDTSVYRKDKKNQNDDDDEKEDDGNARRCSHCLSQKTPQWRAGPLGPKTLCNACGVRYKSGRLLPEYRPAKSPTFVSYLHSNSHKKVLKMRMQSN; encoded by the exons ATGGATATCTGCCACAATGCATCACTTTCTACCCTTGATGATCTTTTCCCTCCTCACAACATG GAAGTGGATTTTGGGATGGAGTGGTTATCAGTATTTGTTGAAGAATGTTTTTCAAGTCAATCTTTTTCTAGTCCTCAAATTCAAACAACAAATACCAACAAAAATCCTTCTAACACAATACAAAaacctcaacaacaacaaaatcaatattATTTGCATAATTTTGTTGTTCCTAGAAAACCAAGAAGTAAAAGAAAAAGACTTTCATCTCCAAGAAAAATTTGGTCCCATTCATATCCTCCTCTTTTAAAACAAACATATTGGTTAGTCAAAAGCGAACTTGTTAGCCCTAATTTAAAAATCGAGTCAGAAGTCTCTACAGTTACGTGCAGAGATACTTCAGTTTATCGGAAAGACAAAAAGAAtcaaaatgatgatgatgatgagaaggAAGATGATGGAAATGCAAGAAGGTGTAGTCATTGTTTGTCACAAAAGACACCACAATGGAGGGCAGGGCCATTGGGGCCAAAGACATTATGCAATGCATGTGGTGTGAGGTATAAGTCTGGTAGGTTGTTGCCAGAGTATAGGCCAGCAAAGAGTCCTACTTTTGTTAGTTACTTGCATTCTAATTCACATAAAAAAGTTTTGAAGATGAGAATGCAATCTAATTAA
- the LOC131594539 gene encoding glucan endo-1,3-beta-glucosidase 8-like, translating to MICRRVFVIMMMSQILLLWCCYVEGLGVNWGTQATHPLKPDTIVEMLKDNGIEKVKLFDADDETMSALGGSGIEVMVGIPNNQLLDMSNYDRALQWVRKNITRYNFKSGGVNIKYVAVGNEPFLKSYNNSFLNVTFPALQNIQNALNELGLGDSIKATVPSNADIYGYPDPNNAVPSSGIFRPDLSNLMTQIVQFLNKNNAPFTVNIYPFLSLYENDNFPFDFAFFDGVTNPLNDNGISYTNVFDANFDTLVSALKSIGFGNMEILVGEVGWPTDGNKNANIQNALRFYNGLLPRLASNRGTPKRNGYIEVYLFGLIDEDAKAIAPGNFERHWGIFSFDGKPKFPMHISTKHGENRLLLGAKNMHYLDPKWCMFNPNSNNLSRLDDNINYACTYADCTPLGDGSSCNDLDANGKASYAFNMYYQVQNQNDLACDFEGLAMITTNNISTSSCNFIIQINPSSSSFLFPSFVVFLFVGVVSYLNIY from the exons ATGATTTGTAGAAGGGTTTTTGTGATTATGATGATGagtcaaatattattattatggtGTTGTTATGTGGAAGGGCTTGGAGTGAATTGGGGAACACAAGCAACTCATCCATTGAAACCAGACACAATAGTTGAGATGTTGAAAGATAATGGAATTGAGAAAGTGAAATTGTTTGATGCTGATGATGAAACTATGAGTGCACTTGGTGGATCAGGAATTGAAGTCATGGTTGGTATACCAAATAATCAATTGCTTGATATGAGTAATTATGATCGTGCTTTGCAATGGGTTAGGAAAAATATTACTCGGTATAACTTCAAATCTGGAGGTGTTAATATCAA GTATGTAGCAGTTGGAAATGAGCCATTTTTGAAATCCTACAACAATTCATTTTTGAATGTAACCTTCCCTGCCCTACAAAACATTCAAAATGCCCTAAATGAACTTGGTTTAGGTGACTCCATAAAAGCCACAGTCCCTTCCAATGCAGATATTTATGGATATCCAGATCCAAACAACGCGGTTCCCTCGTCCGGAATATTCCGACCCGATTTATCCAACCTCATGACCCAAATAGTCCAATTCCTAAACAAAAACAATGCACCATTCACAGTCAACATTTACCCTTTTTTAAGTCTCTATGAAAATGAcaattttccatttgattttgcATTTTTTGATGGAGTCACAAATCCATTGAATGATAATGGAATTTCCTACACAAATGTTTTTGATGCAAATTTTGATACTTTAGTCTCAGCATTAAAATCAATAGGGTTTGGTAATATGGAAATTCTTGTTGGTGAAGTTGGATGGCCCACAGATGGTAACAAAAATGCAAATATTCAAAATGCATTAAGGTTTTATAATGGACTTTTACCTAGGCTTGCATCAAATAGAGGAacaccaaaaagaaatggttacaTTGAAGTTTATTTATTTGGATTAATTGATGAAGATGCAAAAGCTATAGCTCCTGGAAATTTTGAAAGACATTGGGGAATTTTTAGTTTTGATGGAAAACCTAAATTTCCAATGCATATTTCAACTAAACATGGTGAGAATAGGTTATTACTAGGTGCAAAAAATATGCATTATCTTGATCCAAAATGGTGCATGTTTAAccctaattctaataatttaagtAGGCTTGATGATAATATTAATTATGCTTGTACTTATGCTGATTGCACTCCACTTGGTGATGGATCATCTTGCAATGATTTGGATGCTAATGGAAAAGCTTCATATGCATTTAATATGTATTATCAAGTTCAAAATCAGAATGACCTAGCTTGTGATTTTGAAGGGTTGGCTATGATTACAACAAATAATATTTCAACTTCTAGTTGTAATTTTATTATTCAGATtaatccttcttcttcttcttttttgtttccatcttTTGTTGTTTTCTTGTTTGTAGGAGTTGTtagttatttaaatatatattga